One window from the genome of Oryza glaberrima chromosome 3, OglaRS2, whole genome shotgun sequence encodes:
- the LOC127765251 gene encoding protein SHORT HYPOCOTYL IN WHITE LIGHT 1-like codes for MATTASLLPPLLPAPSSSPRHLHPSPRHLRPLPPIRLLRAARRRHPDAVVVVPDARPWVGDLSGAAASYRDGREEDDDDAGEEDDDNDDDDDDEDRSLDLLVRFLHSVFRKVSRRARRAARSVLPPSVPAELVKFSVNGVLVLTFLWVLKGLLEVVCTFGSMVFVSILLVRGIWSGVTYIRENRYSYIRQIDNDDNRWSRVQTAG; via the exons ATGGcgaccaccgcctccctcctccctcctctcctcccggccccttcctcctccccccgccacCTCCACCCCTCCCCTCGCCACCTCCGCCCCTTGCCACCgatccgcctcctccgcgccgcccgccgccgccaccccgacgccgtcgtcgtcgtcccggaCGCCCGCCCCTGGGTCGGCGACCTctcgggcgccgccgcgtcctacCGGGACGGCAgggaagaggacgacgacgacgcgggggaggaggatgacgacaacgacgacgacgacgacgacgaggaccgCAGCCTGGACCTCCTGGTCCGCTTCCTGCACTCGGTGTTCAGGAAGGTctcccgccgcgcgcgccgcgccgccaggtCCGTGCTGCCGCCTTCCGTCCCCGCTGAGCTG GTGAAGTTCTCGGTCAACGGCGTGCTTGTTCTCACGTTTCTATGGGTCCTAAAGGGGCTACTTGAG GTGGTGTGCACATTTGGAAGTATGGTGTTCGTGAGCATCCTTCTTGTTCGTGGAATATGGTCTGGAGTGACTTACATAAGAGAAAACCGATATAGCTATATTCGCCAGATTGATAATGATGACAACCGATGGAGCAGAGTACAGACTGCTGGCTAA